A genomic segment from Salvia splendens isolate huo1 chromosome 13, SspV2, whole genome shotgun sequence encodes:
- the LOC121761355 gene encoding 26S proteasome non-ATPase regulatory subunit 12 homolog A-like isoform X1 — MENGGSSLEAKIEALLNVEKQIRQLGDVAGTSKAVTDIVQLCLDAGAWATLNEQILLISKRRGQLKQEEGLTCSIHLEKKLSSLPLSGCPPIDLRT, encoded by the exons ATG GAAAATGGAGGTTCCAGTTTGGAGGCGAAAATAGAGGCGTTGCTGAATGTGGAGAAACAGATAAGACAACTCGGTGACGTGGCGGGAACAAGTAAGGCTGTCACCGATATTGTTCAACTATGCCTCGATGCCGGCGCGTGGGCGACGCTAAACGAGCAGATTCTGCTTATCTCTAAGCGCCGGGGACAGTTGAAGCAg GAGGAGGGCTTAACTTGTTCAATACACCTCGAAAAGAAATTGAGTTCACTGCCTTTGTCAGGATGTCCGCCAATTGATCTTCGGACTtga
- the LOC121761355 gene encoding 26S proteasome non-ATPase regulatory subunit 12 homolog A-like isoform X2, translating to MENGGSSLEAKIEALLNVEKQIRQLGDVAGTSKAVTDIVQLCLDAGAWATLNEQILLISKRRGQLKQYKLIEMHGLHPKTNWL from the exons ATG GAAAATGGAGGTTCCAGTTTGGAGGCGAAAATAGAGGCGTTGCTGAATGTGGAGAAACAGATAAGACAACTCGGTGACGTGGCGGGAACAAGTAAGGCTGTCACCGATATTGTTCAACTATGCCTCGATGCCGGCGCGTGGGCGACGCTAAACGAGCAGATTCTGCTTATCTCTAAGCGCCGGGGACAGTTGAAGCAg TATAAACTGATAGAAATGCATGGGTtacatcctaaaaccaattggttatAG